The following coding sequences are from one Ctenopharyngodon idella isolate HZGC_01 chromosome 17, HZGC01, whole genome shotgun sequence window:
- the kcnk18 gene encoding potassium channel subfamily K member 18, which produces MSVEVEEERKSDPKGRCARLIWRLFPHVFLIVSLILYAVLGAQIFQQIEKRTNNESERIRAAVQKVVETVQNHTDTSKQEELHGKIKNILNEFQKEQNWTFSGSLFFCCTVFTTVGFGHMYPVTREGKVACILYAMVGIPLMLLVITDVGDILAVLLSEAYTRLSLFFRRCMVHRSWSLEKHEKASPLQQVRGADTDSTYTFNQDVVVHKTVNIQQVIRAQSSFRRTSLQLRNNKEIFDRIIIKESFRLKNTLTKSFSCPDLDRMPSPENGSKLFTGIGEKMDHFNVPLLVILLVVFAYMVVCSQILKRWESEMNHFDAFYFTFITLTTIGFGDIVPKHPNYFMVTFLFIIMGMAIMSMAFKLGQSQIVSCYRQCMTCLSMGKVGIHKDLEGN; this is translated from the exons ATGTCCGTGGAGGTAGAAGAGGAACGAAAGTCGGACCCAAAAGGGAGATGCGCAAGACTGATTTGGCGTTTATTTCCTCACGTTTTCCTCATTGTCTCACTCATTTTATATGCGGTTTTAGGAGCGCAGATCTTTCAACAGATTGAGAAAAGGACTAACAATGAGTCGGAACGGATTCGTGCAGCGGTGCAAAAAGTGGTGGAGACAGTTCAGAATCATACAG ATACCTCAAAACAGGAAGAGTTACatgggaaaataaaaaatattttgaatgaatttcaAAAGGAGCAGAACTGGACCTTCTCTGGTTCCCTTTTCTTCTGCTGTACGGTGTTCACTACTGTAG GCTTTGGACACATGTATCCAGTGACCCGTGAAGGGAAGGTGGCTTGTATCCTGTATGCGATGGTGGGCATCCCTCTCATGCTGCTGGTCATCACAGATGTGGGCGATATCTTAGCTGTTCTCCTCTCTGAAGCGTACACTCGTCTCAGTCTGTTCTTCAGGCGATGTATGGTACATCGTTCATGGAGCCTTGAAAAACACGAAAAGGCGTCACCTCTCCAACAAGTGCGAGGCGCTGATACTGACAGCACTTATACATTCAACCAGGATGTTGTGGTGCACAAGACAGTGAACATTCAGCAGGTGATAAGAgcccagtcttccttcagacgtACATCCTTACAGCTTCGTAACAACAAGGAGATATTTGACCGCATTATTATTAAGGAGAGCTTCAGGCTCAAGAACACTTTGACAAAATCCTTCTCATGCCCAGACCTTGACCGTATGCCTTCTCCAGAGAACGGCTCCAAGTTATTCACCGGCATCGGAGAGAAGATGGATCACTTTAACGTCCCTCTGCTGGTCATCTTGCTGGTGGTGTTTGCATACATGGTGGTCTGCAGTCAAATTTTGAAACGCTGGGAGAGTGAGATGAACCACTTTGATGCCTTTTATTTTACCTTCATCACCTTGACCACCATTGGCTTTGGTGACATTGTGCCTAAACACCCAAATTACTTCATGGTTACCTTTTTGTTCATTATCATGGGCATGGCCATTATGAGTATGGCCTTCAAACTTGGCCAATCGCAAATTGTTAGCTGTTACAGGCAGTGCATGACTTGTCTTAGCATGGGCAAGGTAGGAATACACAAAGACCTAGAGGGTAACTGA
- the sgms1a gene encoding phosphatidylcholine:ceramide cholinephosphotransferase 1 produces MKEVRLWTASDVSDWLTDEGMQEYTDALRNVDGPSLLRLSEEDFNASPLSLVTGDSGRQLLERIETLRFTSHMKAHKSNNIENNHHANGHVSGALANGSVSNGKILNGGPKNGLRSDAVRILVPPLPEQERTPYPTEWFKTGVAFLYALCCFLTTTVVISVVHERVPPKEESPPLPDKFFDLFDRVEWAFSICEINGMLLVGLWFTQWLLLKHRSIIGRRFFFIVGTLYLYRCVTMYVTTLPVPGMHFKCSPKLFGDWEAQSRRVMKMMAGGGLSITGSHSLCGDYLYSGHTVMLTLTYLFIKEYSPRRFWWYHWLCWCLSAVGIFCILLAHDHYTIDVVLAYFMTTRLFWWYHTMANQQALKENSTGNLFSRVWWFGPFQYFESNVRGIVPRNYQLPFLLRILTSTRVKYSKLDSRES; encoded by the exons ATGAAGGAGGTGAGGCTGTGGACAGCTAGTGAcgtctctgattggctgaccgATGAGGGCATGCAGGAGTACACGGATGCGTTGCGGAACGTAGACGGCCCTTCACTCTTGCGACTCTCTGAGGAAGACTTTAACGCCTCGCCTTTGTCCCTGGTTACCGGAGACAGTGGTCGACAACTTTTGGAGCGCATAGAGACTTTGCGCTTCACCAGCCACATGAAGGCACACAAGAGCAACAACATTGAAAACAATCACCACGCTAACGGTCACGTCAGCGGCGCCCTTGCCAACGGCAGTGTTAGCAACGGCAAGATTCTCAACGGCGGTCCAAAGAACGGCTTGCGCTCTGATGCAGTTCGCATCTTGGTTCCACCGCTACCTGAGCAGGAGCGCACACCGTATCCCACGGAGTGGTTCAAAACAGGCGTGGCCTTCCTGTACGCTCTGTGCTGCTTCCTCACAACAACAGTTGTGATTTCAGTGGTGCATGAGCGCGTCCCACCCAAGGAAGAGTCCCCGCCCCTCCCGGATAAATTCTTTGATCTGTTTGATCGTGTGGAGTGGGCGTTTTCCATCTGTGAGATCAATGGCATGCTGCTTGTGGGACTGTGGTTTACACAGTGGCTTCTGCTTAAACACAG ATCCATAATTGGCCGCCGGTTCTTTTTTATTGTGGGAACTCTGTATTTGTACAGATGCGTGACCATGTACGTTACAACATTACCTGTGCCAGGCATGCACTTCAAGTGCTCCCCCAAG CTCTTTGGTGACTGGGAGGCCCAGTCACGGCGGGTAATGAAAATGATGGCAGGTGGTGGCCTGTCAATCACTGGCTCTCACTCTTTGTGTGGAGATTACCTGTACAGTGGACACACAGTGATGCTGACATTAACATACCTCTTTATCAAAGAGT ATTCTCCACGGAGGTTCTGGTGGTATCACTGGCTCTGCTGGTGCCTGAGTGCTGTCGGTATCTTCTGCATCCTGTTGGCTCATGATCACTACACCATCGACGTGGTGTTGGCCTACTTCATGACCACACGTCTCTTCTGGTGGTACCATACAATGGCCAATCAGCAG GCTCTAAAGGAAAATTCCACTGGCAACCTGTTCTCTCGTGTGTGGTGGTTCGGCCCATTCCAGTACTTTGAGAGTAACGTTCGCGGCATTGTGCCTCGAAACTACCAGCTACCATTCTTGTTGCGAATATTGACGAGCACCCGGGTTAAGTACAGTAAGCTGGACTCCCGTGAGTCGTGA